From the Chitinolyticbacter meiyuanensis genome, one window contains:
- a CDS encoding DUF5063 domain-containing protein: MTLVAGIPQLDDFAREAAAFCAWAEAPPGPLDEEVDTALRLVSQLYRLALDLPDLFDEECAADIPHEHWAAIHQRFGMLPLDYYGVCLDPADLTDLTLGLGDVADDLADIWRDMKGGLALYRKGNRAAAAWEWRNAFRTHWGQHATSVLHALHCSRS, from the coding sequence GTGACATTGGTGGCGGGAATACCGCAACTCGATGACTTCGCACGCGAGGCGGCAGCCTTCTGTGCCTGGGCCGAGGCACCTCCGGGGCCATTGGACGAAGAGGTCGACACTGCGCTCAGGCTGGTTTCGCAGCTGTATCGCCTTGCGCTGGATCTTCCAGATCTCTTCGATGAGGAGTGCGCTGCGGATATTCCCCATGAGCATTGGGCTGCGATCCACCAGCGCTTCGGCATGCTCCCGCTCGACTATTACGGCGTTTGCCTTGATCCGGCCGACCTCACGGATTTGACGTTGGGCCTCGGGGATGTGGCTGACGACTTGGCGGATATCTGGCGGGATATGAAGGGCGGGTTGGCGCTGTATCGCAAGGGAAACCGGGCCGCCGCCGCGTGGGAATGGCGGAACGCGTTCCGCACGCACTGGGGGCAGCATGCGACCAGTGTGTTGCATGCGCTTCATTGCTCGCGGTCTTAA
- a CDS encoding sulfite exporter TauE/SafE family protein — protein sequence MSASWLPALLACLGVGVVAGFLAGLLGVGGGLVIVPALLAVFHLLDMPGAHAQHLALGTSLATIVVTSISSLRAHHARGAVRWPLWRAIAPGIVIGTFAGAQLAGLVSGRLLQWVFVGFAYAVAAQMLAGRQPAPHRQLPGKAAISGWGIFIGAVSSWVGIGGGSLSVPFMTWHNVPVKEAIGTSAAIGLPIALAGAIGFIVSGWPVAGLPAGSVGFVYLPALAGIALASFPLAKLGAAAAHRLPVAVLKQVFAGLLIVLATRMACQLIQG from the coding sequence ATGAGCGCCAGCTGGCTGCCGGCGCTGCTGGCCTGCCTCGGCGTTGGTGTGGTCGCCGGCTTTCTAGCGGGCCTGCTGGGCGTGGGGGGCGGGCTGGTCATCGTACCGGCGCTGTTGGCGGTGTTCCACTTGCTCGACATGCCGGGCGCCCACGCGCAGCACCTGGCACTCGGCACCTCGCTCGCCACCATCGTGGTCACGTCGATTTCCAGCCTGCGTGCCCACCATGCACGCGGCGCGGTGCGCTGGCCACTGTGGCGCGCCATCGCGCCGGGCATCGTGATCGGCACCTTTGCCGGTGCGCAGCTCGCCGGCCTCGTTAGCGGCCGTTTGCTGCAATGGGTGTTCGTGGGCTTTGCCTACGCCGTGGCAGCGCAGATGCTGGCCGGCCGCCAGCCTGCGCCACACCGCCAGTTGCCCGGCAAGGCGGCCATCAGTGGCTGGGGCATCTTCATCGGTGCGGTATCGAGCTGGGTGGGCATCGGCGGCGGCTCGCTGTCGGTGCCATTCATGACCTGGCACAACGTGCCAGTGAAGGAGGCGATCGGCACCTCCGCCGCCATCGGCCTGCCGATCGCACTGGCCGGCGCAATCGGTTTCATCGTCAGCGGCTGGCCGGTAGCCGGCCTGCCGGCCGGCAGCGTCGGTTTCGTCTACCTGCCGGCGCTCGCTGGCATCGCATTGGCGAGCTTTCCGCTCGCCAAGCTCGGTGCCGCGGCGGCGCACCGGCTACCGGTCGCGGTGCTCAAGCAGGTGTTCGCCGGCCTGCTGATCGTGCTGGCCACGCGCATGGCGTGTCAGCTGATACAGGGATGA
- a CDS encoding YicC/YloC family endoribonuclease, which yields MIFSMTGFAAVQRELAEGTLSLELRAVNHRYLDLTVRAPEELRSFEGVVRERIAAKMARGKIECRIGFNAQAAGAAALVLNRALLQQLVEVSREASALVPAGGELRLGELLRWPGVLTQATASSEALGEALQALLDEALAELAASRNREGEKLKAHLLERIAGMEAIVADVKPRVPQLVIEYEAKLKARFLEALGSGDDDRVRQEIVVFAQKIDVDEELSRLGAHFSEIRRILEKGGNVGKKLDFLMQELNREANTLGSKSVSVETSRASIELKVLIEQMREQIQNIE from the coding sequence ATGATATTCAGCATGACCGGCTTTGCCGCCGTACAACGCGAACTGGCCGAAGGCACGCTCAGCCTGGAGTTGCGTGCCGTCAACCACCGGTATCTAGACCTGACGGTGCGCGCACCCGAAGAGTTGCGCAGCTTCGAGGGGGTGGTGCGTGAACGCATCGCCGCCAAGATGGCACGCGGCAAGATCGAATGCCGCATCGGCTTCAATGCCCAGGCTGCCGGTGCCGCTGCGCTGGTACTCAACCGTGCGCTGCTGCAGCAACTGGTGGAAGTGTCCCGCGAGGCGAGCGCGCTGGTGCCGGCTGGCGGTGAGCTGCGGCTGGGTGAGCTGCTGCGCTGGCCGGGTGTGCTGACACAAGCCACCGCCAGCAGCGAGGCGCTGGGCGAGGCCCTACAGGCGCTACTCGACGAGGCACTGGCCGAACTGGCTGCCAGCCGCAACCGCGAAGGCGAGAAGCTCAAGGCGCATCTGCTGGAGCGCATCGCCGGCATGGAGGCCATCGTGGCCGATGTGAAGCCGCGAGTGCCGCAACTGGTCATCGAGTACGAGGCTAAGTTGAAGGCGCGCTTCCTCGAGGCGCTCGGCAGCGGCGACGATGACCGCGTGCGCCAGGAGATCGTGGTGTTCGCGCAGAAGATCGATGTGGACGAGGAATTGTCGCGGCTGGGCGCGCACTTCTCGGAAATCCGCCGCATCCTCGAGAAGGGTGGCAATGTCGGCAAGAAGCTCGACTTCCTGATGCAGGAGCTCAATCGCGAGGCCAATACGCTGGGTTCCAAGTCGGTATCGGTCGAGACCAGCCGCGCGTCGATCGAGCTCAAGGTGCTGATCGAGCAGATGCGCGAGCAGATCCAGAACATTGAGTGA
- a CDS encoding serine/threonine protein kinase, translating to MASPSNQPLARGYQLQNYTIAKLLSAGGFSIVYLAHDENDYPVAIKEYLPNSLVLRQEGSQVMASSDENLALFRHGLKCFFEEGKTLAHIQHPNIVRVINFFRANDTVYMVMEYERGRTLQKEIQLKHAREGVDEKLIRHVFYHLLNGLREVHLNKLLHLDIKPANIYIRRDGSPVLLDFGSARQTLTSEHSRLTPMYTPGFAAPEQYQKKDPHGPWTDIYGVGASMYACLAGTAPPPADQRQKEDKLPDVAERWGDRYSPELLALIQQCLALDPEQRPQSVHQLQKQLLEPASAPRRRGGLIRTLRRSWLNFTAKPSRVSE from the coding sequence ATGGCCTCCCCCAGCAACCAGCCTCTCGCACGCGGCTATCAGCTGCAGAACTACACGATCGCCAAGCTGCTGTCTGCCGGCGGCTTTTCCATTGTCTATCTCGCCCACGACGAGAACGACTACCCGGTCGCGATCAAGGAATACCTGCCCAACTCGCTGGTACTACGCCAGGAAGGCTCGCAGGTGATGGCCAGCAGCGACGAGAATCTCGCGCTGTTCCGTCACGGCCTCAAGTGCTTCTTCGAGGAAGGCAAGACGCTGGCACACATCCAGCACCCGAACATCGTGCGCGTGATCAATTTTTTCCGCGCCAACGATACCGTCTACATGGTGATGGAGTACGAACGCGGCCGCACGCTGCAAAAGGAAATCCAGCTCAAGCATGCACGTGAAGGCGTGGATGAGAAGCTGATCCGCCACGTGTTCTACCACCTGTTGAATGGCCTGCGCGAAGTGCACCTGAACAAGCTGCTGCACCTCGACATCAAGCCCGCCAACATCTACATCCGTCGCGATGGCTCGCCAGTGCTGCTCGATTTCGGCTCGGCCCGCCAGACATTGACCAGCGAACACTCGCGACTCACCCCGATGTATACGCCCGGCTTTGCTGCGCCCGAGCAGTACCAGAAGAAGGATCCGCACGGCCCGTGGACCGACATCTACGGTGTCGGCGCCTCGATGTACGCCTGCCTGGCCGGCACCGCGCCGCCACCGGCGGACCAGCGGCAGAAGGAAGACAAGCTGCCCGATGTGGCCGAGCGCTGGGGCGATCGCTATTCGCCCGAGCTCCTTGCGCTGATCCAGCAATGCCTCGCACTCGATCCCGAGCAACGGCCGCAAAGCGTGCACCAATTGCAGAAGCAGTTGCTGGAGCCTGCCTCCGCGCCGCGCCGCCGCGGCGGGCTGATCCGCACGCTGCGCCGCTCCTGGCTCAACTTCACCGCCAAACCGTCGCGAGTGAGCGAATGA